A window of Komagataeibacter medellinensis NBRC 3288 contains these coding sequences:
- a CDS encoding mitochondrial fission ELM1 family protein: MTAPPCPASIIAADLAGMRSQTFGLARRVGLEPHLYALVPRGLWRHVPAAWWPSPLRAIQPLGLDSLAHPVISIGGSGGAVGAALRRKGATVIQVQNPRLPPGRFDLVIANRHDRIAGPNVILTRTALHGVTPELLAQAQVEWGPRLAHLPRPLVAVLVGGGNGRFRLGRPEGAALAVSLATMMRRDQVGIALTPSRRTAPEVCRELHDALAGPDSWIWDQSGPNPYLGLLACADAIVVTMDSVSMVSEAVATAAPVMVAALPGRSRRIGLFLRELEQVGRIRPFAGRLETWPVTPLDDTLMAAEAVRAHLGLVAP; the protein is encoded by the coding sequence ATGACAGCACCGCCATGCCCCGCCTCCATCATTGCAGCAGACCTCGCCGGCATGCGTTCGCAGACATTTGGCCTGGCACGGCGTGTGGGGCTGGAGCCGCACCTGTACGCCCTGGTTCCGCGCGGCCTGTGGCGGCATGTCCCGGCTGCGTGGTGGCCCAGCCCCCTGCGCGCCATCCAGCCGCTGGGGCTGGACAGCCTGGCACACCCTGTCATCAGCATAGGCGGCAGCGGGGGGGCGGTGGGGGCGGCGCTGCGCCGGAAAGGGGCTACGGTCATACAGGTGCAGAACCCGCGCCTGCCGCCGGGGCGGTTCGATCTGGTCATTGCCAACCGCCATGACCGGATCGCGGGGCCGAACGTGATCCTGACCCGTACGGCCTTACATGGCGTAACCCCGGAGTTGCTGGCGCAGGCGCAGGTGGAATGGGGGCCGCGTCTGGCCCATCTGCCACGCCCGCTGGTGGCGGTACTGGTGGGGGGGGGGAACGGGCGTTTCCGGCTGGGCAGGCCGGAGGGGGCTGCACTGGCGGTCAGCCTTGCCACCATGATGCGCCGCGACCAGGTTGGCATTGCCCTGACCCCTTCGCGCCGCACCGCGCCGGAGGTCTGCCGTGAATTGCACGATGCGCTGGCAGGCCCGGATTCGTGGATATGGGACCAGTCCGGCCCCAACCCCTATCTTGGGCTGCTGGCATGCGCGGATGCGATTGTGGTGACGATGGACAGCGTTTCCATGGTGTCGGAAGCCGTGGCAACGGCTGCCCCGGTCATGGTGGCTGCCCTGCCGGGGCGTTCGCGCCGCATCGGACTGTTCTTACGGGAGCTGGAGCAGGTGGGGCGCATCCGTCCCTTCGCCGGGCGGTTGGAAACATGGCCGGTCACGCCGCTTGATGATACGCTTATGGCGGCCGAAGCGGTACGTGCGCACCTTGGCCTTGTAGCTCCTTGA
- a CDS encoding DEAD/DEAH box helicase, which translates to MSETEPTFSAMGLDGHVVAALARMGLQTPSAIQSAVIPPVMAGRDVEARAGTGSGKTVAFAAPIISTLAAQAADNSRVRCLVLSPTRELAGQIAGVLRGLARGTGLRVLQATGGTARVAQARTLADGVAIVVGTPGRVSDLVHGGELGVSAIGSFVLDEADRMLDPGFAEEMLTLAAVLPPKHQTLLFSATIPPAMAELATRLLHRPERISMQVEDAPTPRIAQYAIFVPMRHKAEATLACLRQYGMQRVMVFVRTRQEADSVARAISALTPAIAIHGEHSQAKRERMLRDFRQGRVGVLVATDVMARGIDIDDVALVINHDIPPLPESYVHRIGRTARAGRRGMAVALCAPEERLALKEIERLTGQRIRIASLPE; encoded by the coding sequence ATGAGCGAGACAGAACCGACATTTTCCGCCATGGGGCTGGATGGCCATGTGGTAGCCGCCCTGGCCCGGATGGGGTTGCAGACCCCCTCCGCCATCCAGAGCGCGGTCATCCCTCCTGTCATGGCAGGGCGGGACGTGGAGGCCCGCGCGGGCACGGGCAGCGGCAAGACCGTGGCCTTCGCGGCCCCCATCATCTCCACGCTGGCGGCGCAGGCAGCCGATAACAGCCGCGTGCGCTGTCTGGTCCTGTCCCCCACGCGAGAACTGGCGGGGCAGATCGCAGGTGTACTGCGTGGCCTTGCGCGGGGTACCGGACTACGGGTACTGCAGGCTACCGGCGGCACCGCGCGCGTGGCACAGGCCCGCACACTGGCGGACGGGGTTGCCATCGTCGTCGGCACGCCGGGGCGGGTAAGCGATCTTGTCCATGGCGGTGAACTGGGTGTGTCGGCCATTGGCTCCTTCGTACTCGATGAGGCCGACCGCATGCTCGACCCCGGCTTTGCCGAAGAAATGCTGACCCTTGCTGCAGTCCTGCCGCCAAAACACCAGACCCTGCTGTTCTCCGCCACCATACCGCCCGCCATGGCGGAACTGGCTACCCGCCTGCTGCACCGCCCTGAGCGTATCAGCATGCAGGTGGAAGACGCGCCCACGCCCCGCATCGCACAATACGCCATTTTCGTGCCCATGCGGCACAAGGCGGAGGCCACGCTGGCCTGTCTGCGACAGTACGGCATGCAACGCGTGATGGTGTTTGTCCGTACCCGGCAGGAAGCTGACAGCGTGGCGCGCGCCATCTCAGCCCTGACCCCTGCCATTGCCATTCATGGCGAGCATTCACAGGCAAAACGCGAACGCATGCTGCGTGACTTCCGCCAGGGGCGCGTGGGCGTTCTGGTGGCGACTGATGTGATGGCGCGTGGCATCGATATTGATGATGTAGCCCTGGTCATCAATCACGACATCCCCCCCTTGCCCGAATCCTATGTACACCGCATTGGCCGCACCGCGCGCGCGGGGCGCAGGGGCATGGCGGTGGCGCTGTGCGCGCCAGAGGAACGCCTGGCGCTCAAGGAAATCGAACGCCTGACGGGCCAGCGCATCCGCATTGCCAGCCTGCCGGAATAG
- a CDS encoding M14 family metallopeptidase — protein sequence MTEGPDNTPLPVRVARPTTFLDRLPPPPCSLPRWDIGITPPDLSPWLDGNCGIPGVMHYEGRRPGPHVVCVSLIHGNEFSGAIVLDHLLRARIRPRAGRLSFVFANPAALTLFNPDDPVRARCVDEDMNRVWSPDMLESSQHSHELARARELLPVILTADRLLDLHSMLWPGDPLLLSGLSPAGRRMARRVRGVDICVADRGHRSGCRLIDHPRFTGDTAAACLLEAGQHWQQATVTRTMQAVLSVIGPCCGLPEGNEGPLPCHNMVVTNVVTARTGQFRFVRPFHGGEILPLAGTVVAHDGGDEIRTPYARCMLVMPNLRPARGHTAVRFARADAGTGGLIPAS from the coding sequence ATGACAGAAGGGCCGGACAATACGCCGCTGCCAGTGCGTGTTGCGCGGCCCACCACCTTTCTTGACCGCCTGCCCCCTCCGCCCTGCAGCCTGCCACGGTGGGACATCGGTATTACGCCCCCCGATCTTTCCCCCTGGCTGGACGGGAATTGTGGCATTCCCGGTGTCATGCATTACGAAGGGCGCAGGCCGGGGCCGCATGTGGTCTGTGTCAGCCTGATCCACGGCAACGAATTTTCCGGTGCCATCGTGCTCGACCACCTGTTGCGCGCGCGCATCCGCCCGCGTGCGGGGCGGCTGTCTTTTGTCTTTGCCAACCCTGCCGCCCTGACACTGTTCAATCCCGACGATCCGGTCCGGGCGCGCTGCGTGGATGAGGACATGAACCGCGTCTGGTCACCCGATATGCTGGAGAGTAGTCAGCATTCACACGAACTCGCCCGCGCACGCGAACTGCTGCCAGTCATCCTGACGGCGGACAGGCTGCTGGACCTGCATTCCATGTTGTGGCCGGGCGACCCGCTGCTGCTGTCCGGCCTGTCACCTGCCGGGCGGCGCATGGCGCGGCGCGTACGCGGGGTGGACATATGCGTGGCCGACCGGGGTCACAGGAGCGGGTGCCGACTGATCGACCACCCGCGCTTTACCGGTGATACGGCGGCGGCCTGCCTGCTGGAAGCGGGGCAGCACTGGCAGCAGGCAACCGTAACCCGCACCATGCAGGCTGTGCTGTCCGTAATCGGGCCGTGCTGTGGACTGCCGGAGGGTAATGAGGGACCGCTACCATGCCACAATATGGTAGTCACCAACGTCGTGACCGCACGCACGGGGCAGTTCCGCTTTGTCCGCCCCTTTCATGGGGGGGAAATCCTGCCGCTGGCCGGAACCGTAGTGGCGCATGACGGAGGTGACGAGATCCGCACGCCCTACGCGCGGTGCATGCTGGTGATGCCAAACCTGCGCCCGGCACGCGGCCATACCGCCGTGCGCTTTGCGCGCGCAGATGCGGGCACTGGCGGCCTTATCCCGGCATCGTGA
- the glyA gene encoding serine hydroxymethyltransferase, translated as MSQTDLKQFFRAPLAEVDPDVAAIINAEKVRQCDGIELIASENMVSAAVMAAQGSVLTNKYAEGYPGRRYYGGCVEVDKVETLAIERVKQMFGAGFANVQPHSGANANQAAFMAMVKPGDTVMGMSLAAGGHLTHGAAPNYSGKWFNAVQYGVRAQDGLLDYEEMERLARAEKPKLIVAGGSAYPRIIDFKRFRAIADEVGAYLMVDMAHFAGLVAAGLYPSPVPHAHVVTSTTHKTLRGPRGGLILTNDADLAKKINSAVFPGLQGGPLMHVIVAKAVAFGEALRPDFRTYQEAVANNARVLAETLVNSGFDIVTGGTDCHLLLVDLRPKGVTGRAAERALERAGITANKNAIPFDPEKPAVTSGIRLGSPAATARGFGEAEFREVGLMIDEVLTALAKSEGQEGCTKTEQAVHARVKALCARFPIYA; from the coding sequence ATCAGCCAGACTGACCTCAAGCAGTTTTTCCGCGCTCCTCTGGCCGAAGTCGACCCCGATGTGGCCGCCATCATCAATGCGGAAAAGGTCCGCCAGTGTGACGGCATCGAACTGATCGCCAGCGAAAACATGGTGTCCGCCGCCGTGATGGCAGCTCAGGGTAGCGTGCTGACCAACAAGTATGCCGAAGGCTATCCCGGTCGTCGCTACTATGGCGGCTGCGTGGAAGTGGACAAGGTCGAGACCCTGGCCATTGAGCGTGTGAAGCAGATGTTTGGTGCCGGATTCGCCAACGTGCAGCCTCATTCGGGCGCCAATGCCAACCAGGCGGCCTTCATGGCCATGGTGAAGCCGGGCGATACCGTGATGGGCATGAGTCTGGCCGCCGGTGGCCACCTGACCCATGGTGCCGCCCCCAACTATTCGGGCAAGTGGTTCAATGCGGTGCAGTACGGCGTGCGCGCGCAGGACGGCCTGCTGGATTATGAGGAAATGGAACGCCTTGCGCGTGCCGAGAAGCCGAAGCTGATCGTGGCCGGTGGTTCCGCTTATCCGCGTATCATCGACTTCAAGCGCTTCCGTGCCATTGCCGATGAGGTCGGTGCCTACCTGATGGTGGACATGGCGCATTTCGCGGGGCTTGTGGCGGCTGGCCTTTACCCCTCTCCCGTGCCGCATGCGCATGTGGTTACCTCCACCACCCACAAGACCCTGCGCGGGCCGCGTGGCGGGCTGATCCTGACCAATGACGCGGACCTGGCCAAGAAGATCAACTCCGCCGTGTTCCCCGGCCTGCAGGGCGGTCCGCTCATGCATGTGATTGTCGCCAAGGCCGTGGCGTTTGGCGAGGCGCTGCGCCCCGACTTCCGCACCTATCAGGAAGCGGTGGCGAACAATGCCCGCGTTCTGGCCGAAACGCTGGTCAATAGTGGCTTTGACATTGTGACCGGTGGCACCGATTGCCACCTGCTACTGGTTGACCTGCGCCCCAAGGGCGTGACCGGCCGCGCGGCCGAGCGGGCACTGGAGCGTGCGGGCATTACCGCCAACAAGAACGCCATTCCTTTCGATCCCGAAAAACCGGCTGTGACGTCGGGCATCCGCCTGGGCAGCCCGGCGGCGACGGCACGTGGCTTTGGTGAAGCAGAGTTCCGCGAAGTGGGCCTGATGATTGACGAAGTGCTGACTGCCCTTGCCAAAAGCGAAGGCCAGGAAGGTTGCACAAAGACGGAGCAGGCCGTGCATGCGCGCGTCAAGGCGCTGTGTGCCCGCTTCCCCATCTATGCCTGA